In Sedimentibacter sp. MB31-C6, one genomic interval encodes:
- a CDS encoding ATP-binding protein, producing the protein MIDKRLVIVTGHYGSGKTEFSVNYAIKMKEKCEKVSIADLDIVNPYFRTREKRKFLEELGIDVSDSSIRNTTLDLPALPAEIMGIIQNQNVKAVLDVGGDPVGARVLARFSTLILNTEFDLFYVINAYRPETNSKEKVIKYLRDIEKTSGLKVTGLINNTHLLKETKVHDVEFGHELTKEVSWETDIPIRYEVAIQNVVQDIVNPEIKDKLFPINLYMREEWMS; encoded by the coding sequence GTGATTGATAAAAGGTTAGTAATTGTCACGGGACATTATGGTAGTGGAAAAACAGAGTTTTCAGTTAATTATGCTATAAAAATGAAAGAGAAATGTGAAAAAGTAAGTATTGCAGACTTAGATATTGTGAATCCATATTTTCGAACTAGAGAAAAAAGGAAATTTTTAGAGGAATTAGGAATCGATGTTTCGGATAGTAGTATTAGAAATACCACTCTCGATTTACCTGCTCTTCCTGCTGAAATTATGGGTATTATTCAAAACCAAAATGTTAAGGCTGTATTAGACGTAGGTGGTGATCCAGTAGGAGCAAGAGTACTTGCTAGATTTTCTACTTTAATTCTTAATACTGAGTTCGACTTGTTTTATGTAATAAATGCGTATAGGCCTGAAACTAATTCTAAAGAAAAAGTTATAAAGTATTTAAGAGATATAGAAAAAACATCAGGATTAAAAGTAACAGGACTCATAAATAATACACATCTATTAAAAGAAACTAAAGTACATGATGTAGAATTTGGACATGAACTTACAAAAGAAGTGTCATGGGAGACAGATATACCAATTAGATATGAAGTTGCAATACAAAATGTGGTACAAGATATTGTTAACCCAGAAATTAAAGATAAATTGTTCCCCATAAATCTTTATATGAGGGAAGAATGGATGAGTTAA
- a CDS encoding 3-methyl-2-oxobutanoate dehydrogenase subunit VorB produces the protein MSKVLMKGNEAVGAAAIKAGCKYFFGYPITPQSELPEYMSKALPEAGGVFLQAESEVAAINMVYGAAGAGARVMTGSSSPGISLKQEGITYCAGAELPCVIVNMMRGGPGLGSIQPGQADYFQSTRGGGNGDYRTLVYAPASIQETVDYVMLAFDKADQYRNPVLILADGMIGQMMEAVEFKEAKKIDLPKKDWASTGTKGKRSRNIINSLYLEAEDLEAHNVRLEKKYKTIEENEVLYEAFGLEDAEVVCVAYGTTSRIVKTAIKQAEAKGIKVGMIRPITLWPFPYEAFKNINLNAKGMLAVEMSSGQLTDDVKIGIEGRLPVYFNGRTGGMIPTPESIVADIEKIAGGTK, from the coding sequence ATGTCAAAAGTATTGATGAAAGGTAACGAAGCAGTTGGAGCAGCAGCTATAAAAGCAGGATGTAAATATTTTTTCGGTTATCCTATTACTCCACAAAGTGAATTGCCAGAATATATGTCAAAAGCATTACCAGAGGCGGGGGGAGTTTTTTTACAGGCAGAAAGTGAAGTTGCAGCAATTAATATGGTATATGGCGCTGCAGGTGCTGGGGCAAGGGTTATGACAGGTTCATCTAGTCCTGGAATATCATTAAAACAAGAAGGTATAACATATTGTGCAGGAGCAGAACTTCCTTGTGTTATTGTTAATATGATGAGAGGTGGTCCAGGTCTTGGTAGTATCCAACCTGGTCAAGCAGATTATTTCCAAAGTACTAGAGGTGGTGGAAACGGAGATTATAGAACATTAGTATATGCACCAGCAAGTATTCAGGAAACAGTTGACTATGTAATGTTAGCATTTGACAAAGCAGATCAATATAGAAATCCAGTTTTGATACTTGCGGATGGAATGATTGGTCAAATGATGGAAGCAGTAGAATTTAAAGAAGCAAAAAAGATTGATTTACCAAAGAAAGATTGGGCAAGTACCGGTACAAAAGGAAAAAGATCACGTAACATTATAAATTCATTATATTTAGAAGCTGAAGATTTAGAAGCACATAATGTTAGATTAGAAAAAAAATATAAGACTATTGAGGAAAATGAAGTTTTATACGAAGCTTTCGGATTAGAAGATGCAGAGGTAGTATGCGTTGCCTATGGAACAACATCAAGAATAGTTAAAACAGCTATAAAACAGGCAGAAGCAAAAGGAATAAAAGTTGGAATGATTCGTCCAATAACATTATGGCCATTTCCTTATGAAGCATTTAAAAATATAAATTTAAATGCAAAGGGAATGCTTGCAGTTGAAATGAGTTCAGGTCAGTTAACGGACGATGTTAAAATAGGGATAGAAGGTAGATTACCAGTATATTTTAATGGTAGAACTGGCGGAATGATTCCAACACCAGAAAGTATAGTTGCAGATATAGAGAAAATTGCAGGAGGTACTAAATAA
- a CDS encoding 4Fe-4S dicluster domain-containing protein: MAKGKVTFNDDACKGCELCVSVCPKKIISLSKDKINKKGYSPAYVTNQEECIACGNCAIMCPDSAITVERL, encoded by the coding sequence ATGGCAAAAGGTAAAGTAACGTTTAATGATGATGCATGCAAGGGATGTGAACTATGCGTTTCTGTATGTCCTAAAAAAATTATTAGCTTAAGTAAAGACAAAATTAATAAAAAGGGCTACAGTCCAGCATATGTAACCAATCAAGAAGAATGCATAGCATGTGGTAATTGTGCAATTATGTGTCCTGATTCAGCAATAACAGTAGAGAGATTATAA
- the cdaA gene encoding diadenylate cyclase CdaA codes for MEQIKLVFSNIGLNSVIDITIVYYVFYKSYMLIRDMRAKSLLKGIVLLILLIPISDIFELFMISYILENTFEVGIIALVIVFQPEIRRALEYLGRSSFSLSNLDKSTQSSETVIKEIVTATSSLARQKIGALIIFEQNVGLNDIIDSGTKLNANISSGLLINIFIPNTPLHDGAVIIKDFSILAAGCFLPLTDNNLLSKDIGTRHRAAIGMTERSDSIAIVVSEETGYISYAVDGRLYRNIQISELENLLSGIYTETDKINIFEKWRNKNEDKKR; via the coding sequence ATGGAGCAAATTAAATTAGTCTTTAGTAATATTGGTTTAAATAGTGTAATTGATATAACTATAGTATATTATGTTTTCTACAAGAGTTATATGTTGATAAGGGATATGAGAGCTAAATCCTTATTGAAGGGAATAGTACTTTTAATACTTTTAATACCTATATCAGATATTTTTGAACTATTTATGATAAGTTACATTTTAGAAAATACTTTTGAAGTAGGTATAATTGCATTAGTTATAGTATTTCAACCTGAAATACGTAGAGCTCTTGAATATCTGGGGAGAAGTTCCTTTTCATTATCAAACTTGGACAAAAGTACTCAATCATCAGAAACAGTAATTAAAGAAATTGTAACTGCAACATCGTCTTTGGCTAGACAAAAAATAGGAGCATTAATTATATTTGAGCAAAATGTTGGACTAAATGATATCATTGATAGTGGAACAAAACTTAATGCTAATATTTCAAGTGGACTTTTAATAAATATTTTTATACCAAATACTCCGTTGCATGATGGAGCAGTAATAATAAAAGATTTTTCAATATTAGCAGCTGGATGTTTTTTACCATTAACAGATAACAATTTATTAAGTAAAGATATTGGAACGAGGCATAGGGCAGCCATAGGCATGACTGAAAGATCTGATTCTATAGCAATAGTTGTTTCAGAAGAGACAGGATACATATCCTATGCAGTGGATGGAAGGTTGTATAGAAATATTCAAATATCAGAACTTGAAAACTTATTATCTGGAATTTATACAGAAACTGACAAAATTAATATTTTTGAAAAGTGGAGAAATAAAAATGAAGATAAAAAACGATAA
- a CDS encoding phosphate butyryltransferase, which produces MKNFNDILELARVKGPKKVSVAVAHDEGVLNAIKKAVNENICIPYLIGDEERIREISKKINFNLNNIDVIDEKDVVNACRKAVSMVNDGISDIVMKGLVDTSIILKAVLDKKIGLRTGNILSHAAVFSIEKYHKVLIITDAAMSIAPSVNEKKQILENAIGLAQSLDITTPKAAVICAKEKVSLNMQATLDAQELVEMHKAGIIKQCFLEGPYALDNAISKAAAEHKGVKGDVAGDADILLMPNIEAGNVLYKSLTYFSDSDNAGVILGAKAPIVLTSRADTDVAKLNSIALAVLRASN; this is translated from the coding sequence GTGAAAAATTTTAATGATATTTTAGAACTTGCTAGAGTAAAAGGTCCAAAAAAAGTATCTGTAGCTGTAGCTCATGATGAAGGTGTACTTAATGCAATTAAAAAAGCTGTAAATGAAAATATTTGTATTCCTTATCTTATTGGTGACGAAGAAAGAATCAGAGAAATATCTAAAAAAATAAATTTTAATTTAAACAATATTGACGTAATTGATGAAAAGGATGTTGTGAATGCATGCAGGAAAGCGGTATCAATGGTTAATGATGGTATATCTGATATAGTAATGAAAGGGTTAGTGGATACCTCGATTATTTTAAAAGCAGTACTTGATAAAAAAATCGGTTTAAGAACAGGAAATATACTAAGTCATGCTGCTGTTTTCTCAATAGAAAAATATCACAAAGTATTAATAATAACTGATGCTGCTATGAGTATTGCTCCTAGTGTAAATGAAAAAAAACAAATTTTAGAAAATGCAATTGGGTTAGCTCAATCTCTTGATATTACAACTCCAAAGGCTGCTGTTATATGTGCAAAAGAAAAAGTTAGTTTAAATATGCAGGCGACATTGGATGCTCAGGAATTGGTTGAAATGCATAAAGCTGGGATTATTAAACAGTGTTTTCTTGAGGGACCTTATGCACTTGATAATGCAATTTCTAAAGCTGCAGCAGAGCATAAAGGTGTTAAGGGAGATGTTGCTGGCGATGCAGATATATTATTAATGCCTAATATAGAAGCAGGAAATGTTTTGTATAAATCATTAACTTATTTTTCTGACTCAGACAACGCTGGAGTAATTTTAGGAGCGAAAGCACCAATAGTACTTACTTCAAGAGCTGATACAGATGTTGCAAAATTAAATTCAATTGCTTTAGCAGTTTTACGAGCATCAAATTAA
- a CDS encoding 2-oxoacid:acceptor oxidoreductase family protein: MEEKVIMAGFGGQGVMAIGKLLAYAGMLENKQVTWLPSYGPEMRGGTANCAVVVSDEMIGSPVISKDGSAAIIMNLPSLTKFEGEILSGGKLIINKSLIEDKPSRNDIDAYYVPANEIAAELGNGKVANMIMLGAYLELTKVVEVESVLNAFVKVFGENKSHLVPLNKEALLKGAEAVRK, encoded by the coding sequence ATGGAAGAAAAAGTAATAATGGCTGGTTTTGGTGGTCAAGGTGTTATGGCTATAGGAAAGCTTCTTGCTTATGCAGGAATGCTGGAAAATAAACAAGTTACATGGTTACCATCTTATGGTCCAGAAATGAGAGGTGGTACAGCAAACTGTGCTGTAGTAGTATCTGATGAAATGATTGGTTCACCAGTTATATCAAAAGATGGATCTGCTGCAATTATAATGAATTTACCATCTTTAACAAAATTTGAAGGTGAAATATTATCTGGTGGTAAACTAATAATAAATAAATCACTTATTGAAGATAAACCATCAAGAAATGATATAGATGCTTATTATGTTCCTGCAAATGAAATAGCTGCAGAATTGGGTAATGGAAAAGTAGCTAATATGATAATGTTAGGGGCATATCTAGAACTCACTAAAGTAGTAGAAGTAGAATCAGTATTAAATGCATTTGTTAAAGTATTTGGAGAAAATAAATCTCATCTGGTTCCTTTGAATAAAGAAGCACTATTAAAGGGAGCAGAAGCAGTAAGAAAATAA
- a CDS encoding CdaR family protein, translating to MKIKNDKLFIQIICLICSIALWVMVMIQTNPPQERNITNVPVKIKNLTALENSNMVLMNSDKDNLTVNIKVKGNSDELIKLKNSDFTATIDVLGFVEGTTNAKVEVSGPSGLDINSIYPTQIACKVESIVSKVMDVTVQYEGEHANNYYRVNGTPNPTSVKVTGPRSVVDSANLAIATVNVEGAKEDVVKTVPVRIYDGKDTEIFMSVPTGNVEVTVPIYPTKYVNLKTSIIGEPLEGYELVDVSVNPSRVRIAGRQDIIDTINELELAELDISGAYNNILSSKEILNGENLIFLDLPKTPVVNAMIEEVIEKEFEYNLDEIQFSNLNEGYDINLPETDNEIKVTVVGTKSNVNSLKKDDISLNIDLSDASLGSNTYIIESITDNEALDITLNLNTIDVEIIEVNSDSEDNNED from the coding sequence ATGAAGATAAAAAACGATAAATTATTCATTCAAATAATATGCTTAATTTGCTCCATTGCATTATGGGTAATGGTAATGATTCAAACAAATCCTCCACAAGAAAGAAACATTACAAATGTTCCGGTAAAAATTAAAAATTTAACTGCATTAGAAAACTCTAATATGGTTTTAATGAATAGTGACAAAGATAATTTAACAGTAAATATTAAAGTTAAGGGTAATAGTGATGAACTTATAAAACTAAAAAATAGTGATTTCACTGCTACAATAGATGTTTTAGGTTTTGTTGAAGGAACTACTAATGCTAAAGTGGAAGTGTCAGGTCCCAGTGGTTTAGATATAAACAGTATTTATCCTACTCAAATAGCTTGTAAGGTTGAAAGTATTGTATCTAAAGTTATGGATGTTACTGTTCAGTATGAAGGTGAACATGCAAATAATTATTATAGAGTAAACGGTACACCGAACCCTACTTCTGTAAAAGTAACTGGACCTAGAAGTGTTGTAGATTCTGCTAATCTTGCTATTGCAACTGTTAATGTTGAGGGTGCAAAAGAGGATGTTGTAAAAACTGTACCTGTTAGAATTTATGACGGAAAGGATACAGAGATATTTATGTCTGTTCCAACAGGAAATGTTGAAGTTACAGTACCTATTTATCCTACAAAATATGTTAATCTTAAGACTAGTATTATAGGCGAACCATTAGAAGGATATGAGCTTGTTGATGTTTCTGTAAATCCAAGTAGAGTTAGAATAGCTGGTAGACAAGATATTATTGATACTATTAATGAATTGGAACTTGCTGAACTTGATATATCAGGAGCATACAATAACATATTATCTTCTAAGGAAATTTTAAATGGTGAAAACTTAATATTTTTAGATTTACCTAAAACTCCAGTTGTAAATGCAATGATTGAAGAAGTTATTGAGAAAGAATTTGAATATAATTTAGATGAAATTCAATTTTCTAATTTAAATGAGGGTTACGATATTAATTTACCTGAAACAGATAATGAAATTAAAGTTACAGTTGTTGGTACAAAGAGCAATGTTAATTCATTGAAAAAGGATGATATTAGTTTGAACATAGACTTATCAGATGCTTCCTTAGGATCCAATACTTATATAATAGAAAGTATAACAGACAATGAAGCTTTAGATATAACATTAAATTTAAATACTATCGATGTTGAAATTATTGAGGTGAATTCAGATTCTGAAGACAATAATGAAGATTAA
- the queG gene encoding tRNA epoxyqueuosine(34) reductase QueG: MKQIILDIAKELDIELIGITTTLDYGYLKDFLYKRSNRGYDNELEEQNIEKRLDVRNVFPNCKSIIAIGIPYAKGYKKGNPIDKGLISVVSFGEDYHIKINRILNDLAQKIKEYIEFNYKICVDTSPLLDREICRNAGIGNYGKNSLLINKELGSFIHLGYLLTDLNLEDDKIINEQDVCENCNLCIKSCPNNAILSTGGINSSKCVSYLTQTKKYIPIEYRKNMKNQIYGCDVCQIVCPKNKKILQLESVNNYDDLTVDLIELMNMSNNEFIKKYGRLSGSWRGKNVWKRNAIISIANLKLHSLFDKVKDELKSPSEMIRIYSAWSLLVLNKQKAKDILNENLKNEKGKVKKEYIKLMEEFHDCRHM, encoded by the coding sequence ATGAAACAAATTATATTGGATATAGCGAAAGAATTGGATATTGAACTAATCGGAATTACAACAACATTGGATTACGGATATTTAAAGGATTTCCTTTATAAAAGATCTAATAGAGGATATGATAATGAACTTGAAGAACAGAATATAGAAAAAAGGCTTGATGTGAGGAATGTTTTTCCTAATTGTAAAAGTATAATAGCAATAGGAATTCCATATGCAAAGGGATATAAAAAAGGGAATCCGATTGACAAAGGTTTAATAAGTGTTGTTTCCTTTGGTGAAGATTATCATATAAAAATAAATCGAATTTTAAATGATTTAGCTCAAAAAATAAAAGAGTATATTGAATTTAATTATAAGATTTGTGTAGATACTTCACCACTATTGGATAGAGAAATATGTAGAAATGCTGGTATTGGAAATTATGGTAAAAATAGTTTGCTTATTAATAAAGAATTGGGTTCTTTTATTCATCTAGGATATTTGTTAACAGATTTGAATTTAGAAGATGATAAAATAATAAATGAACAAGATGTATGTGAGAATTGTAACTTATGTATTAAAAGCTGCCCAAACAATGCGATACTAAGCACTGGGGGTATAAATTCAAGTAAATGTGTCTCTTATTTAACTCAAACGAAAAAATATATTCCCATTGAATATAGAAAAAACATGAAAAACCAAATTTATGGTTGTGATGTTTGTCAAATTGTATGTCCTAAAAATAAAAAAATACTCCAATTAGAATCAGTAAACAATTACGATGATTTAACTGTAGATTTAATAGAGCTAATGAATATGAGTAACAATGAATTTATTAAAAAGTATGGCAGATTGTCAGGAAGTTGGAGAGGTAAAAATGTTTGGAAAAGAAATGCAATAATTTCTATAGCTAATCTTAAATTACATTCTTTGTTTGATAAAGTAAAAGATGAATTAAAAAGTCCTTCTGAAATGATTAGAATTTATTCAGCGTGGTCATTACTAGTACTAAATAAACAAAAGGCTAAAGACATATTAAATGAAAATCTTAAGAATGAAAAAGGCAAAGTAAAGAAAGAATACATTAAATTAATGGAGGAATTTCATGATTGTAGGCACATGTGA
- a CDS encoding thiamine pyrophosphate-dependent enzyme, which translates to MTIVYEKSKGLTDIPFHYCPGCTHGVIHKLVAEVLVELGVLDDAIGVAPVGCSVLAYNYFNCDMQEASHGRAPAVATGIKRVLPDNVVFSYQGDGDLASIGTAEIVHAAHRGEKITTIFVNNAIYGMTGGQMAPTTLVGQKATTAPFGRDEAHCGKPIKISEMLATIDGAKFVERVAVNTPANIRKAKKAIKRAFECQIQGKGFAIVEVLSTCPTNWGLTPVKALDWLQDNMIPYYPLQNFRNFEEVK; encoded by the coding sequence ATGACTATAGTATATGAAAAATCAAAAGGTTTAACTGATATACCTTTTCATTATTGCCCGGGGTGTACTCATGGAGTAATTCATAAATTAGTTGCTGAAGTATTAGTAGAATTAGGAGTATTGGATGATGCTATAGGTGTTGCACCTGTAGGATGTTCAGTGTTGGCATATAATTATTTTAATTGTGATATGCAAGAAGCATCACATGGTAGGGCGCCAGCTGTAGCAACTGGAATAAAAAGAGTTTTACCAGATAATGTTGTATTTTCATATCAAGGTGATGGAGACCTTGCTTCTATCGGAACAGCAGAAATAGTTCATGCTGCACATAGAGGCGAAAAGATAACTACTATTTTTGTTAATAATGCAATTTATGGTATGACTGGAGGACAAATGGCTCCAACTACATTGGTAGGTCAAAAAGCAACAACTGCTCCTTTTGGAAGAGATGAAGCGCATTGTGGAAAACCTATAAAAATATCTGAAATGCTTGCTACTATTGATGGAGCTAAATTCGTAGAGAGAGTTGCAGTTAATACTCCTGCTAATATAAGAAAGGCTAAAAAAGCAATAAAGAGAGCATTTGAATGTCAGATTCAAGGAAAGGGATTTGCAATAGTTGAAGTATTGTCAACTTGCCCAACAAACTGGGGATTAACACCGGTTAAAGCTTTAGATTGGCTACAAGACAATATGATACCATATTATCCTTTACAAAATTTCAGAAATTTTGAGGAGGTAAAATAA
- the buk gene encoding butyrate kinase encodes MYQLVINPGSTSTKIAVFDDEKSIYEKTLRHSNEELIEFSNVSEQFEFRKKLILENLQESNFDINSLSAVVGRGGLLLPIEGGTYLVNDKLIKDLKSNIKGEHASNLGGLIARSISDETGIPAYIVDPVVVDEMEEVARISGYPEFERISIWHALNQKAVARRAAKEKFNKKYEDMNFVVAHLGGGISVGAHKKGRVIDVNNALNGEGPFSPERSGSLPMEQVVKVCFSGKYTEEEIKKIIAGKGGLSAYLGTNNAKEVSERAKSGDDKAELIYKAMAYQVAKAIGEYSVVLDGNVDAILVTGGIAYDKTFVEMIEEKVKFIADVITYPGEDELLALAQGGLRVLNNIEQAKEYA; translated from the coding sequence ATGTATCAATTAGTAATAAACCCAGGTTCAACTTCAACTAAAATAGCTGTATTTGATGATGAAAAATCGATTTATGAAAAAACTTTGAGACATTCAAATGAGGAACTTATTGAATTTTCTAATGTATCAGAACAATTCGAATTTAGAAAAAAATTGATTTTAGAAAATTTGCAGGAAAGTAATTTTGATATTAATTCATTAAGTGCAGTTGTAGGTAGAGGGGGGCTCTTGCTTCCTATTGAAGGTGGAACATACTTAGTCAATGACAAACTAATAAAAGATTTGAAATCAAACATAAAAGGTGAACATGCATCAAATCTTGGAGGTTTGATAGCACGTTCAATATCAGATGAAACAGGAATACCAGCTTATATAGTTGATCCAGTAGTTGTAGATGAGATGGAAGAAGTAGCAAGAATAAGTGGTTATCCTGAATTTGAGAGAATTAGTATATGGCATGCATTAAATCAAAAGGCTGTAGCTAGAAGAGCTGCAAAAGAAAAATTTAACAAAAAATATGAAGATATGAATTTTGTTGTAGCGCATTTAGGAGGAGGAATATCAGTTGGAGCACATAAAAAAGGAAGAGTTATTGATGTAAATAATGCATTGAATGGCGAGGGTCCTTTTTCTCCAGAAAGATCAGGATCTCTTCCTATGGAACAAGTTGTAAAAGTTTGCTTTAGCGGAAAATATACGGAAGAAGAAATTAAAAAAATCATCGCTGGAAAAGGTGGATTAAGTGCTTATTTAGGTACTAATAATGCAAAAGAAGTAAGTGAAAGGGCGAAAAGTGGTGATGATAAGGCGGAACTAATTTATAAAGCAATGGCTTATCAGGTAGCAAAAGCAATAGGAGAATATTCAGTTGTTTTGGATGGAAATGTTGATGCTATTTTAGTAACAGGTGGAATTGCCTATGACAAAACATTTGTTGAGATGATAGAAGAAAAAGTTAAATTTATTGCAGATGTAATAACCTATCCTGGGGAAGATGAGTTGTTAGCATTAGCTCAAGGTGGTCTTAGAGTACTTAACAATATAGAACAAGCTAAAGAATATGCATAA
- a CDS encoding sigma-54 interaction domain-containing protein translates to MKKKLDIQVNHLDYQGMLEAIFLATQDAISVVNEKGEHIMVNPAYTKITGIKYNDIIGKDALYDIEQGSSLHLKVLSTKKPVENTKLKIKPSGKTVVAQAAPIIVDNVIKGSVAILHDISGIKNLTDKLEEAEKKIRELTYKYKPEDIIGESENIQEVKRLVMKAAQVRATVLLRGESGTGKELFANSIHAQSDRKNNSFIRVNCAAITETLLESELFGYEEGAFTGAKKGGKKGLFEEADKGTIFLDEISEISMNTQVKLLRVLQEKEIMKVGGTKPISIDVRIIAATNSDLRQAVKDGKFREDLFYRLNILPIYIPPLRERKKDISLLIKRFIVKINDEYGRNIVNIDDEATNILLHYNWPGNVRELENVIGRSIINMNFNEQIIMAEHLPHLYPSNKKIKQGLVINNIDYIQKLSSIMEETESEYIRSVYLKLEKNKTHTAKKLGISVRTLYYKMEKYGIVD, encoded by the coding sequence ATGAAAAAGAAATTAGATATTCAAGTGAATCATCTTGATTATCAAGGTATGTTAGAAGCTATTTTTCTAGCAACACAGGATGCAATAAGTGTTGTCAATGAAAAAGGAGAACATATCATGGTAAATCCGGCTTATACAAAAATAACAGGTATTAAGTACAATGATATTATTGGGAAGGATGCCCTATATGATATTGAACAAGGTTCTAGTCTGCATTTAAAAGTACTATCTACAAAAAAACCAGTTGAAAATACGAAATTAAAAATAAAGCCTAGTGGAAAGACTGTTGTGGCACAAGCTGCTCCCATTATAGTTGATAATGTCATTAAAGGAAGCGTTGCTATACTACATGATATATCAGGAATAAAAAATTTGACTGACAAATTAGAAGAAGCAGAAAAAAAAATAAGAGAGTTAACTTACAAATATAAACCTGAAGATATAATTGGTGAATCAGAAAATATTCAAGAAGTTAAAAGATTAGTAATGAAAGCTGCACAAGTACGTGCAACAGTTTTATTGAGAGGTGAAAGTGGTACTGGAAAGGAACTTTTTGCTAATTCAATTCATGCACAAAGTGACAGAAAAAATAATAGTTTTATAAGGGTGAATTGCGCAGCTATTACTGAAACTCTATTAGAAAGTGAGTTGTTTGGCTATGAAGAAGGTGCTTTTACCGGAGCCAAAAAAGGTGGTAAAAAGGGTTTGTTTGAAGAAGCTGATAAAGGTACAATATTTTTAGATGAAATATCTGAAATAAGTATGAACACTCAAGTAAAATTGTTAAGAGTATTGCAAGAAAAAGAAATAATGAAAGTTGGTGGCACTAAGCCAATATCAATAGATGTAAGAATAATTGCAGCTACAAACTCAGATTTAAGACAAGCGGTTAAAGATGGTAAATTTAGAGAGGATTTGTTTTATAGATTAAATATACTTCCTATATATATACCACCATTAAGAGAACGCAAAAAAGATATTTCTTTATTAATAAAAAGATTTATAGTTAAAATAAATGATGAATATGGAAGAAATATTGTAAATATTGATGATGAAGCAACTAATATATTATTACATTATAATTGGCCAGGGAACGTAAGAGAACTGGAAAATGTAATAGGAAGGTCTATAATTAATATGAACTTTAATGAACAGATAATTATGGCAGAACATTTACCACATCTATATCCATCTAATAAGAAAATTAAGCAAGGTTTAGTCATAAATAATATAGATTATATACAAAAATTGAGTAGTATAATGGAAGAAACAGAATCGGAATATATTAGAAGTGTATATTTAAAACTTGAGAAAAATAAAACTCATACTGCGAAAAAACTAGGAATATCTGTTAGAACCCTTTATTATAAAATGGAGAAGTATGGCATAGTAGATTAG
- a CDS encoding DUF503 domain-containing protein, translating into MIVGTCEIELLIFESNSLKEKRHVIKSIIERIKSRFNVSIAEIDYHELWNRSLLGVAVVSNKKSICESSISKVIEFIDNDERVEIISNFKEVL; encoded by the coding sequence ATGATTGTAGGCACATGTGAAATAGAGCTTTTAATATTTGAATCAAATTCTCTAAAAGAAAAGAGACATGTTATTAAAAGTATTATAGAAAGGATAAAATCTAGATTTAATGTTTCAATAGCAGAAATTGATTATCATGAATTGTGGAATAGATCATTATTAGGTGTTGCAGTTGTATCTAATAAAAAATCAATTTGCGAATCTTCAATTTCAAAAGTTATTGAATTTATTGATAATGATGAAAGAGTTGAGATAATAAGTAATTTCAAGGAGGTATTGTAA